A single window of Anopheles moucheti chromosome 2, idAnoMoucSN_F20_07, whole genome shotgun sequence DNA harbors:
- the LOC128299616 gene encoding uncharacterized protein LOC128299616 has translation MSSKKSAKTVTIQLRPVHRGRTSTEQQQTAGPSSGPPVKPVGTKSRYKIYEIPRKSEFSEYLERIRREQEVRQDRDADNRAIHARDEEAGPSQQYEQNLLAFDKPITVMRQGSVVEYRPKERHPFKELVSNYLRRPSHQKESYRPYKLPIIQSWEQTIEESLRKMAAGRSTRGEMWKQSRLKWLEDLEEANRKLPASNRTVSREEGVDPAICCFLMWCRRRHRVSNG, from the coding sequence ATGTCTTCGAAAAAAAGTGCCAAAACAGTAACGATACAGTTGCGACCAGTGCATCGTGGAAGAACTTCCAccgaacagcagcaaacagcagGTCCGTCCAGTGGGCCGCCTGTCAAACCGGTGGGAACTAAATCGCGctataaaatttatgaaatacCGCGAAAATCCGAATTTTCTGAATATCTCGAACGGATACGGCGTGAACAAGAAGTACGACAGGACAGGGATGCAGACAACCGAGCGATACATGCACGTGATGAAGAAGCGGGTCCTAGTCAACAATACGAACAGAACCTTCTCGCATTCGATAAACCCATCACCGTCATGCGACAGGGAAGTGTGGTCGAGTATCGACCGAAGGAGCGCCATCCGTTCAAGGAGCTAGTCAGCAACTACCTAAGACGACCCTCACATCAGAAGGAATCATACCGACCATACAAACTGCCCATCATACAAAGCTGGGAGCAAACGATCGAAGAGTCGCTGAGAAAGATGGCCGCGGGAAGATCAACCCGGGGTGAAATGTGGAAACAATCGCGGCTAAAGTGGTTGGAAGATTTGGAAGAAGCGAACAGAAAACTACCGGCATCGAACAGAACCGTCAGTAGAGAGGAAGGTGTTGATCCGGCTATATGCTGTTTTCTTATGTGGTGTCGTCGCCGACATCGTGTGTCAAATGGATGA